From the genome of Macadamia integrifolia cultivar HAES 741 unplaced genomic scaffold, SCU_Mint_v3 scaffold1006, whole genome shotgun sequence:
AACCAACAAGTAGGCACGCAGAACAAAGAGGTATTTGTCCTTCAAATTAATTTCTCAAATCATTTTATAAGTTATTAATTGCCAATACAATATATTTATAGATACAATTTAACTCACATACTTTAGGTTTCTAATCATTAAGATCATTCATTGCAGATATATAGCATTCTTCTCGTGATCATATTGATTTCGAAGCTTGAGGTGAATGCAATTTAGTTATGTCTTTATCATTAAAGCATTAAGCATATTATACTAATGTTTATAGTAGTTAATTTGAACAGGTTCATGTTGCTATTGGTTGCTGCTGCATGTTAAGGAATGAAGATGTGGATATGCTGACAATTTTGGATCATGCAAATACTAAGCTTTTATCGTTTCATCTGACATAGAGACATCTTTAATATGTAGTAACATAGAATTGTAACAAATGTGTAAACAGTAGGGCACACCTTTTGTCTATTAAAATCTGGGCCATCCTTTTTTTGGAGTTCTCCAGGGAGATGGTGAAATGCATCTGTCACAGGGAAtagtgtttctttctttttttctgtcttCATTGTTGATAGTTGCTTCTTTCTCTAGGTTATGTCCCATGTCAGGGTAACTGCCTATCCATTTCGGTCATGGCCAATTCCGATGTGAATCGGCCTATTTGACAGATCCATaccgatttttgaaaccatagCACAAAAGTTTACATCTTGAGATATTCTCCCCAGTTTGAAGGAACTCGACCTTGCTTGGCTTGGACTTGAGTTGGCCAATCCGGCCGATCCAAACCAGTCTTAAAGCCATGCCTGTCCCACTAATTCAGAGGATTCAAGAGCCCATGAAGGGGGACCACCTTGGCCCCTCaatctcgctctctctctctgtgccaCAGAAACCTGAGGTGGGAATCAGTTTGTTTCATTCACAAAACGCTACGAAGCACAAGTCcgttaaattataattttttcattcatcaaCCTTCAGAAAAAAAAGACCTCCCATGGCTTCCACGACGGCTCCTCCGGCCTTGTTCCTACTCGGAAGTAAAAAGGGAGGTAAGAGCTTGGAAAAAGCCCAGATAAGAAGTAACAGCAATggcagaaggagaagaaggaactTTTGTGTTTTAGCATCAGAAACCTCATCTGGCCAGCGAAGAAGGTCTCCACCTGGAGTCGACACCAGAATTCACTGGGACAGTCCAGACGAGGGTTGGATTGGAGGGAGTACTAATTCATCACAGAGAACAATTGAGGAAGAACAACAAAACCTTTTGGGGAAAAACTATTCTGATTTGCTTGAAGAGTCCTCTGATTCTCATTACCAGTGAGTCTCtctgtgtgttgtgttttagcTTCAAATTCTATCCTAAAGCTGTTAACCGATCCTATGTTGACCCAATAATCTGGACCTTTcaattacaatatttttttgatgggtctctgattttttttttttttggcaaatgatgggtattcaggccttcggcctgactagtcccgtggatCCATATTAACcacacaaccgcatggactgggtcataccagggttgaatgagaatcattcaattttcactggaaacagtgaaaagcactaaacacccctgtgtgagtggcccaagaaATGTCTAATGGGTTCAAACCATCATTTACTATCTTTTGTGACAGAAATTCCATCCCTTCATGGGTCACATATTCAAAAGGATTGGATGGATGGATCTGATATTGGATGGTTCAGAAGTCTCTAGTTGAGCCAATTTGAACCACAGAATGCAAGAGCCATTCGCTACTGAACCTTGCCaccattctaccaaaaaaacaaaaaaaacttgcCACCACTTACTGGTGCATCCAAGTTCACTTTCTCAAATTTTGTAAATTCTGGGCTAGTACTGGCCCATGCTGAAAGAACCCAAGCCCAAATTCCAATTGGACTGAAAATTAGGATATAGATTCATGCTGGACCTGTcccatttttccttcttttttctgggTGGAAGTCACAATTAACAAAGAAGTGCATGTGACATCCTATATTTCCATAAGCTTACTACTACCTGCCTGGTTTGGAGAATGAATGTTCAGGTTCCTTGGAGTATCTGCTGAGGCTGATTTGGAAGAAATCAAAGCAGCTTACAGGGGGCTATCAAAAGATTACCATCCAGATACAACATCACTGCCATTGAAAGCTGCATCTGATAAGTTCATGAAACTAAGAGAGGTGTATGATACATTGAGTaatgaagagagaagaaagttcTATGACTGGACATTAGCTCAGGAAGCTGCAAGTCGACAAgcggagaagatgaagatgaagttgGAGGATCCTCGTGAACAAGAAGTGCGGAATTGGGAGTCGATACCTGATATGGTTGACCGCCTTGGTGGAAGGAACATGGAACTGAGTGATCAAGCCATGACAGCCCTCACTATCGATGTTTTTGCTGTAATCTTTTCAATATGCTGCATCATTGTTTATGCTCTCTTCTTTCAGGACCCATAATGGGTGCATTATATTAGGAAAATGAACACACAAGATTAAGATTGAATGTATATTTTCAGTGGTGGATAAATATATAGTATTAAGCGTGCAATTTGTTGAGATTTTGAAAGTTATAAAGGTATAGTCCTACATTGGTTGAGTTAAAGACCTTAGATATCTTAAGACACTTCAACATAGTATTAGAGTTAAgtctgtttgtttgtttgtatttttgtttttgttttttctttttttttttgtttttgtttttNNNNNNNNNNNNNNNNNNNNtttttttttttgttaaagataTATATCTATGCATACCACAAGCTACATATAAGGGGTAGTGTTAACATGTTGGGAGTTATGGAGTTATAGAATTATAGTCTTACATTGGTTAAGTTTGGGGCCTTATTGGACTATTTCCACCTAATAACTGAAGTTTTTGGATTGAATCAGATGGAATTTTGTGagatttccattttatttaatGGAGTTTTTAAATAGATCAAGATTGATATTGTTGCCCATGGTAAAATAAACTGTCTAAAGCTGCCAAAAATAGCATAACAATAAGAAAACCATCcaaagtaaaaattaaaatacaagTACCATATCTtcgattttttttcatttttggtagTTTTGTGCTAAATTTAGTATAGTGGATGACATTTTCCGAGGGCATAAAGAACTTGCTCCTCTCTATACTAAACATAAGGGTGCAAATGCTTAAGTCAAGAGTGTTAAGAGTTGATCTGAAGTATATTTTGtagatttctttttcttgttgacAAAAGATAATTTAATAAACCTAAATCTTCACCTTGAAAATTCTGTCAAGAGTGTTAAGCGTCGATCTGaagtatattttgtaatttctttttcttgttgacGAAAGATAATTTAATATACCTAAATCTTCACCTTGAAAATTCTGTCAAGAGTGTTAAGCATCGATCTGaagtatattttgtaatttctttttcttgttgacGAAAGATAATTTAATATACCTAAGTCTTCACCTTGAAaattctttccatccaaagctCTCATAAATATAGTTAGATAATAAAAAGTTTCAAATTCCATTTACTCAAATAATGGGTTTTAATTAGTTGAAGAATATGCATAAAGAAAATTTGTGTCTAAATAAACATAAGTTGCAGAGATGTTAAATTTGATACACAAGTAGGAGATTTTTGGATATGTGTATTCATTATGCCATATTTAGGCatgttaaataaaattaatttgcATTATCATTCTATATAGAATGTGTTATCCTAAGGGTTATACCTTAAAGTGTTCACAAATAGAGTTGTTTATAGGGTTGTTGCATAGTATATTTTCAAACTATGACTCCAAAAGATAATGTAAAGATTCATATTGCGTATGTGTTAGACATGATCATTGTGAGAGTCTTATATGGATTACTATTAGTGATTTACGCAACAAGGCTCTTTAAATTATTATCCTTTTacttgagagagagattccaTATTAAGAATCCATGCTACTTATGAGTAGGCCATGATGGCTACCTATAAGTTGTTGATTGGGTTGTTGTGATCATGGCTTATTCTAGATTGTTAATTTATACACCAGGTGGTATTTTGTTTTCTCAAATCCTATCAATAttgtttttttgtgtttctcCACGAAGTGAATTAAGGGATCCGCACatgattattttttcatatcGACGTGATTCACTCTCTCTTTCATTACGATAGcataataagaaagagaaaaaagaaagaaaagacaagaaaacataaaaaatgtaACCGCAAATCAACAAAAGGACCATAGAGATGGTAAAGATGACAAATTGACATAGACTTTGTTGTCAGAAACTGTAGTGGATAGATTATTGAGATTATGTATGACTAATCTGTCAGAAGAAAACTGCTCTGCTGCTCAAAATCTGAATAAACCAAAGTAAGATGATAGAGGTTGAGGTGTGCCAATGAGCACTTTCCTTAAAACACCTCTCATTGTTGTagttgtgtgaatgtgaattGGCCAAAAAGATATAATATCCTTGTGGCTTCCAACAGTAGTAGTCCACTACCTTACTGCAAACCCATTAGAGTCTTATAAGATTGTACTCCAACTCACAAGAAAGTCAAATAAAATTGTGCAAAGAAACGATAATTtcaacgagagagagagagagagagagagagagagagagagagagagagagagagaatcatattTGAAAAGCTAGGGAGGACCTTTACTTATAGAGGTAGAAAACACTTTCAAAGAACCCTTTCTGTAAGAATTGtctttctgaaaaatagtcATTGAAACGTATTTGTATGGGCTATGGATGACAACAAACAAAAGTAGAGGACGTCATCAGGTAACTGCCATTGTTCCTTCATTCGATGATGCTAGTTGAAATTAACTGTGCATCAAGCAAAGAACACTGTGTCCTTTTGATGTTTCGACATGTGACGACgccaaaaatattttgtttgaagaaaaataatattgtTATCTTGAAGCCCCAACGCAGGTGTATGTGTGAAAAATATTTTAGAACAACTCGGATAGGAGAAGGAGATACTTCTCTCAAAGGAATCATTACCCTTAGAATCTTATTCTTATATTTTAACCTTTTACTGTTCTCATTCacttccgatgtgggactaaagttttcACACAAAAATGTCTTTCTCAAAAGCGACTCAAAAAACCTTACAAACTTGTGGGAGGAAAAACACAACAATAAAATGTATTTTCAAACTTTATGTAAAACATAATTTCCAACCGACTTTTAAGTCATATAACATGTGTCAATAAAAATGTGCAAACTCAACCGACGTCCGACATTGAATTATGTATTTAAAATATGTGGTAgagaccaaatttttttttctatatgcTTTTATCTAGTTTCTAAATTGATCCAATCTTTCTAACCATTTATCTAGAAATCAGACCTACAATTCTTTTCTCATATTAAACATTTTTTTGACTTTTACTTTTCATGGTAACTTTCAAGTGGAGaattattttaaaatgaaataCGATTTATAAAGATtgattatataaaaaaaatggatgaaaaAGAATTGAATATTAGGCTTAACATCAAAACCCCACTGctaaaagtatataaaaaaaactatCTTCACCATAGATTATTAATGAACAATGAGAGTATGTCCACAGAAACTTAATTTAGTTTGAGTGCCAGTAATAACATAAAAATCACACAATTATCCTAATTAATTCATTTGAGTCCGTGGAGACACATGCACATAATAATTGATAACTAATTTTACAGTTCAAAATTATATCTAATATATGATAAGGTCAATTGTCTTAAAGTTTTCGGCTTTTGGGACAACAAGTGGTATTACGTCAAGATGAGGACCTTGGTACAGTAGTAAGATTGCTCCATTGTATCCAAGTGGTCATAAGTTTGAGTTTGGAAAGAATCTCTCCATAAAGTAGGGGTAAAACTACTTATATCATGACCCTTCTTAGACCCCGTAGTGGTGGGAACCTCGTTCATTAGGTatgcctttttcattttttttttattattgaaaaatgCCTAGCAGCTCTCCCAACATTCCAATTTAAAACAATCTTTATAACAATGTCGATAAAGGTAGAATGAAAATCACGATGGATTTTCATTGTTATAATTCAACTTGTTTAacttttattaataattaaaaaaaaaatactgaaccccaaaaaatttaagaaagtGTCAAGATTCCACAGAAAGAGATTGATCCAGATGTGAGTAGCTCGATGTAATAACTTATAAGGACTTAGGCACCCTCTCATTAATGGATAACTGTTATGAATAAGTTCTACCCAAATcccaacaagtggtatcagagccaaaatgTGGCAACTCTGGTGAGCCTTTAAGAATGAGAAAATAACTTTTGAGGAAAATCTCATTTTCCACGTATACTCTGATACCAAAACGCAAGTGAACTTGTTATTGAACACTTTGATTTCAAACATTACATAAGGACTGAATTTATAGACTTAGTTTGGATTTAAACACATCATAAGTCTGCACAGATTTCACACATTTACAATCCTGAAGGTACAATGATACATGTAATAATTGACGAACTTTACACACTTACGAATCTAaactaaaaacaaaatagaaaaggcACAAATAACACACATAATAGGCAAAACACTTTAATTATTCCTGCTTTAATTAGTGTCTGGACCACTGTCACTGTTCCATTGGCTATCCTGAAGGAAATCATGTTCAAGAAGAAACTCGTGGTGCGTGACTATCAAATATGTGATGTCTGGGTCCTGGACCTCCCATAGAGGGAGAGACTATTGAGGTTCCATGCAAAAGCAACTAATCCTACATCAGATATGAGTAAGCTGATATGAAGACTTACAAGGACTTATGCACACTTTCCTTAATGATTTGCTTTTAAGGATGATTTCTACCCAATTCTCAACAGGGACGTTGAACCTAATTTCTTAGATCCATATCTAACTTGGttagcttttttattttttgttattagtAAAAGTACTTTAACTAGGCCATCTCACGAGACTCATGATAAACCTTTTCATTTTCTAAATCTTATTCAACTTGGTTGGCTTAATTTTTTCTTAGTATTTACGATTATTAACAACACTTTAACCAAACTCCCCAAAATGAAACATGAACCCAAATCTACGATTTATAGATTggaattaatattttattaactTTTTATCTTTCTGGGAATAGAAATTCATTGAGTAGAGAAAAAGTCTTGGAGCCTAAAGCCTCGAATGGCTGCAACAGAAGTTATGGtataagataatttttctttctcatgaAAATCAAATCGGCATCAAACTGGTTAAAAGAGATCATCCTAGCATAGCACTAGTAAACAACCAAAACGATACACATGACTCAAACACTTAGGACATAACAATtataaaacaaacaaattaaTTCAGAAAAATGTTTTTTGCACGACTATATATGTACAGGTTGTCACTTCAACTATCATATAGGCATACATAATAACTTATAATATCATTTTTGTACTTACAAGACAAAGGGCCAATGCACCATACATGACTATGAATAAAACTAAAAGCAATATTAAGGTCATTCATCCTTATGACCCTtaaattttttcattaataaagaCATTTTAACTAAGCCTTCCCCGTGCTAAGTTTCCTTATTAATAAATTTTAGTTTGTGGGAAGATATAACATATTTACTTAATAACCACTTACTGTTTTAAAATTATGTCCAAGATGTATAGCTAGCTAATCACCATCCTAACATTTGTGGGATTCTAGGACAGTAAGACAATATCAAAAGGTATTTGGTTTGGTCAAGGTGAAAAACCGTTTCTCATGTTCTTCATCACTTCAATTGAATAATAAgcattcttgtaattttaaaaccttaattAAATGTTATTTACATAAAACacaatttttatgattttgaaattatttttgaCTTATGatataatttaaataatttaataattaatggaaaataattgatatattataaatataatttaacgatcagtaaaaaaaaaagataattgaataataataatgaactaATTAAAAAATCGCGAATGAATCTGTTGCTCGTATAATCACCTGGTCGTACAAGTCAACGACCAACACCTGTCTTTTTTGTTCTCAGATTTAcccctctttatccttgtaatggcagAAAGTGGGACAGGTGTTGGTTGCTgattttttctctaaaaaaccaatataattaaaatgaatgaaaaattaaCTAATTTTAAACAATTAATAAAtttaaatgaattttatttGTGAGGCAAATATCACCCTGGAAAAGAAGAAATCTATATGATATTAGAAAAGATCACATGAAGTTTTAGATGTGTAGGGTGCACACCAGATATGATATGGTTGCAGTGTTCTATGAAGGGTATGGACTATGGAAGGAATGGATGCTGGCCACGAAGCTTGGCACTTTAGCAGGAACAATAGAGTCTCTCTGTCTACAAAAAAACCTTATCAACAAggaacaaaaagggaaaacagggACATCGCCCATGAAGAGGTTTCCAATCCTTCCATATCTTCCTTATTTAGAGTTTGTCTTTAACACCCATCTATTTTGTTGTCGCAGGTAATTGATTTTATTGACGAAAAAGATAATTCCTCAGATCCTATCAGTGAACATGAGAAAATCTGGCTTTTTGGGTAACTCTGCTTTTAGTGCTCTAGGGtagaaatttgggggttttgggACAAAGCTCTTCCTCCATAATGGATTGAatattgaaaattgaaagaacAAATCAAATTATATGAATAAGAATGGGAAGTATTCTATTTTCTATGTTGGTATCTGTATACAAAAACTGTAGTTAGCCCCAACTACAAAGAATGGTATAATTCTCTATTCCTAAtaagaatcaaatcaa
Proteins encoded in this window:
- the LOC122062373 gene encoding NAD(P)H-quinone oxidoreductase subunit T, chloroplastic-like codes for the protein MASTTAPPALFLLGSKKGGKSLEKAQIRSNSNGRRRRRNFCVLASETSSGQRRRSPPGVDTRIHWDSPDEGWIGGSTNSSQRTIEEEQQNLLGKNYSDLLEESSDSHYQFLGVSAEADLEEIKAAYRGLSKDYHPDTTSLPLKAASDKFMKLREVYDTLSNEERRKFYDWTLAQEAASRQAEKMKMKLEDPREQEVRNWESIPDMVDRLGGRNMELSDQAMTALTIDVFAVIFSICCIIVYALFFQDP